Proteins encoded within one genomic window of Citrobacter amalonaticus Y19:
- the yghU gene encoding glutathione-dependent disulfide-bond oxidoreductase, protein MSDNTYQPAKVWTWEKSNGGAFANINRPVSGPTHDKTLPVGKHPLQLYSLGTPNGQKVTIMLEELLAQGVSGAEYDAWLIRIGDGDQFSSGFVEVNPNSKIPALRDHSQNPPVRVFESGSILLYLAEKFGYFLPQDRAKRTETLNWLFWLQGAAPFLGGGFGHFYHYAPVKIEYAINRFTMEAKRLLDVLDKQLANNAFVAGDEYTIADMAIWPWFGNVVLGNVYDAAEFLDADSYKNVQRWAKEIAERPAVKRGRIVNRTNGPLNEQLHERHEARDFETQTEDKRHPA, encoded by the coding sequence ATGTCAGATAACACTTATCAGCCCGCGAAAGTCTGGACGTGGGAAAAATCCAACGGCGGTGCGTTCGCCAATATCAACCGTCCAGTCTCCGGTCCAACTCACGACAAAACGCTGCCCGTCGGTAAGCACCCGCTTCAGCTCTATTCACTGGGCACACCGAACGGTCAGAAAGTCACCATCATGCTGGAAGAACTGCTGGCGCAGGGAGTGAGTGGCGCAGAGTATGATGCCTGGCTGATCCGCATTGGCGACGGCGATCAGTTCTCCAGCGGCTTTGTGGAGGTTAACCCTAACTCGAAGATCCCGGCATTGCGCGATCATTCGCAGAATCCACCGGTGCGCGTGTTTGAGTCGGGATCGATCCTGTTGTATCTGGCGGAAAAGTTTGGCTATTTCCTGCCGCAGGATCGCGCAAAACGGACAGAAACCCTGAACTGGCTGTTCTGGCTCCAGGGCGCTGCCCCCTTCCTCGGCGGCGGTTTCGGCCACTTCTATCACTATGCGCCGGTGAAGATTGAGTACGCGATCAACCGCTTTACGATGGAAGCCAAACGCCTGCTGGACGTGCTGGATAAGCAACTGGCGAATAACGCGTTCGTGGCGGGTGATGAGTACACCATTGCCGATATGGCCATCTGGCCGTGGTTTGGCAACGTCGTGCTGGGCAATGTGTACGATGCGGCAGAATTCCTTGACGCGGACAGCTACAAAAATGTGCAGCGCTGGGCGAAAGAGATCGCTGAACGTCCGGCCGTTAAACGCGGGCGGATTGTGAATCGGACCAACGGGCCGCTGAATGAGCAGCTTCATGAGCGTCATGAAGCCCGCGATTTTGAAACCCAGACCGAAGATAAACGCCATCCGGCATAA